AACAGCAGTTCTGTCTGAGTTTGGTCCGCGAGCTGTAGCCACTACTATCTCTGTATCTAGTTCCTGCAAGAAGAGATTCACTTATCTCCATAAGATTAGTGGTACTTGTCAATGTTTTTGCACTACAGTGGATGTAGATGGCTAAAGAGTATAAATTGCTTGCCTGGATAGAAGAGAACATCTTCTCCAGGTCTCTTGCAAAAGCTTTGGCATCAACATCTCTATTTGTGGCGCCCATTTGTATCAAAGCTGAGGCCATGGATTCATATTCTTCAGTTGCAATGGACGCTAAAAACACTTCCATAGCATCCCATGTTTTGGGTGATATCCGACCAACAATGCCTGAAAACAATGTGGACACTTACATAAATATACCACATGTAAGAGCTACTGCACCAATTAGGCTTTAGGAATGACGATTTACCAAAATCAAGAAACCCAATCCGGCCATCACGCAACAGCCATAAGTTCCCTGCATGTACATCAGCATGGAAACTTTCACAAGAAAGTAAACTTCCGAACCTGCATGTTACATTCACATGAAGTTCAATTCACCAACTGTACTcttaggaggaggaggagcaatCTTATTTTCAATAAGATCTTACCACACATTAAGAGCAGTAATAAGGCTGTTTTCAGGACTGGAAACAAGCGATCTAATAGAATCTAGATCGGTAAGAGGAACTCCATATAGCCTCTCCATTGTAAGCACCCGCCGGCTGCTGCAGTGCTTATACACTCTTGGAGCAGTGGCTTGTCCTGACAACCCCATGGATTCAAGATATCTTTTAAATGATTCAATGTTCTGAGCCTCTTTGTTGAAATCTACTTCTTCAAGCATTGACTCACGAATGTCCTTGACAATACCAACCTATCAATAGAATGTATTTGTTTAGAGAGTGTAACTTAGCAGCAAGTGTAGATTAAGACAGAGGAGACGGGGAGCATACCAGTGAAGTACGGCTGAACTCAGGACTAAGGAACTCAAATATACGGGCAACAACGTAGATGAAGTTCAGATCCGCCACCAAGAAATCTTCTATTCCAGGCTTCAAGACCTTAATCACTACATCCTCTTGGGAGCCTCGAAGCCTTGCACCATGGACTTGTGCTATTGAGGCTGATGCAAGCGGTGTAGGGTCAACATATTCGTACACGCTTTCTATGGGTCTCCCAAGTTCCTCTTGCAAAATTTTACGAGTATCTTCAAACGGTACTGGAGGTGCTTTGTCGAAGCAGTTCTGAAACTCTTCCACGTATTCTGGTGGGAACAAAGTCGGCGCAGATGCTATAAACTACAAATTCAAAGGATAATATTGGGGGAAAAAAAGTGGCCTTAAACTGGATAGAAAGGGGCATAAATTGACAAAGAACACTATAATAACTATGCTTACTTTAGATATGCAGTTCACATGTGTCTAGCTATTAACAACACCATCAAAGGAAGCAACAGAAATTACCTGGCCCAGCTTAATGTAAGTAGCTCCCATGCGTTCAAAGAGTTTCCTCAAATACAGAGGAGAGAGTAGACCAAGCTGCATTTCAGTCGGTAATCCACCAGACACTCTTGTTAACTGCATTGAgtcaccacaaaaaaaaaaaaaacaatccaaGCTCACAGGAGGTGTCGAGTGTCTTACTCATATAAACAACAAGAACTATGAACGATTAACTTTTGGTTCCAAACAAACAGTTACCTTAGAGATATCAGTAAGCCACTCTCCTCCAACCCCAACAAAGGCCTGGACCCCTTGGACAAGGCGCAACGCACCACGTGGACCTGTGTTAATCGAAGTCTGAACTATATCCTCCACCAGCTTCGGCAAGTTCTCTATCCGGCCTGCATCAAAAGGGCCACGTGAGAAAAGCACAAGCCATAAATAAACTGCACTTTGAAGGTTCATTCATCATTACAGTCATCATTACAGTACACAGCCTCAGATTGAGTTTACaaaaaaaggaaggaaagttccGTACTTTGAAGACGAGAAGTTTAAAGGTCCTGCGTCTGCGAATACTGCGCCGAGATAACGAAAGCCTTCGACTTTCTTCCTCCGATCATCTTCTTAGAACTTCCTCTCGCGACGGGAAGCTTCAAAAAACGAGATTTCAGCAGAGAGTAATGGCGTTTGCCGATTTTGATCAGAGAAAAGGAAACAGATTAGCTGAGGAGAGTACATATAGACCTGATATTGGTGAAGAAAGGGTAACCGCGCGCCACGGAAAGCTGAGACCGCCATCGCTAGCCGGAGACTGAAGCAGAGAAGGCTAGAAAACTCCGATCAAGCAGTGGGCAAAGAGACGACACCGTTTTGTATAAAAGAAGAGAGGAGTGAAGGAGGAACAATCCACGTGGATACGTATAAGTTCGTTAGTTTCCTCCCGGTTCGATTCGATCTCCGGTTTACTTTATTCCAATCCTCTTAAACCGAACCGTTCTTTAGGAAGCTGAACGATGGCGCATTTACATAAACACCCTTATTCAAATCgagaaaataacaaaaccaTTCGAGCCCTAATCTTCATCTTCTCAATCGCCGTTGCTTCGCCATCGTCGCTACCGGTGAGTTTTTCCTTTGTTTTCTTCCGTAAACTCGGATCCTTTCCATTTGAGCTTGTTCTCGTTGTTCAATTGAATCGTTTAGAACTCAAGGCAACGAGTTTTATGAAACTTATACTATCAATTCGGATTTAGGGGCTCGTTTGATgatagtgatgatgatgatgatgatgatgtatcTTTACTAGCTTAGCTATAGCTACGCTTGATTGATTCTTTCACAatgattaatagttttattttgctGCAGCTTGTTCTTGAGGTTAGAGAGCAATGACTAAATCTCGTGGTACTGATGTAAGTCTTGATTAGCTTCTGAATTTGAGTATGACTCTTTAGTTTATTatctgtgattttttttttgttgattgtgATTGGTTTTGGCAAATTGTTATTAGatggcaaagaagaaggagaaagttGATTCTGAGTCGGATATTAATTGTGTGGCTCATCAGCATGCGGTGTTTTTCGATAAGTTGATAGAGCTCATCCCCGCGAGATTCTACTTACCTGATGAGACGGAGAAGAAGTGGTTTCCTGGTCTTAGCAAGGCTCAGAAGGCTAGAGCCAAGAGGAAAACAACTGAGAATCTGAAGAAAGCGAGGAGGGATAGGTTGGATCCTGAGAAGTCTGCTTTGACGACTCTTGATTTGCTGAAACAGAAgatagagaaggagaagaagttgAGTCATGTGGTtgcagatgatgatgatgatgacagtGAGGAGGAGGAAGCTGATAACAATAAGAAGGCTAGGACTGATTCGGTTACTTACGAGGAGCTGAGGCAGCGTCTCCACCGCAAGATTGATGAGCTTAAAGGTGGTCGTGGAGGCTCAGACAGACCAAGAAGCCAcgaaaagaggaagaagattgtGCCTAATAAGAGAAAGAGGGAGTCAAGTTCTGTGGAGGAGAGTAAGGCAGCAGATAAGGGTAAGGGTAAGCTGGATGTGGAAGAGGCTGCTAAGGATCTCACGTTCGGTTACGTCAAGATCGATGACGACGAGGAGCACgggaaagataaaaagaaacgTAGGCTTTCTAAGTCGAGAGAGCTTGAAAGAGCTTTGAAGTTGGAGGCAGCAAAGAAGGATCCAGAAAAGGGTGAAGTGATTGCAAAGAAGCACTCGTGGCAGGCGGCTACAAGCAGAGCAGCTGGTATCAAGGTTCACGACGACCCAAAGCTCCTGAAGCAGAGCATccacaaagagaagaagaggcaCGAGAAGAACGCGGAGAAGTGGAAGGAGAGAGTTGAAGGACAACAGAAGGTTAGAGTTGAGAAGCAGCAGAAGAGATCAGGGAACATTGCGGATAGGATTGAACAGAACAAGCAGCGGAAGATCGCAAAGAGGGAGAAGAAGCTTCTTCGTCCTGGCTTTGAAGGCCGCAAAGAAGGGTTTGTGAATGAAGGTGGAAAGTGAAACTGAAAATTCTTTGATATGCCCTTTGTGTTCCAAGATTGCTGTGAAGAGGGTTTACACATCTGGAATATCATGTCCCTAGCAATATCTCTTTTAGCTcgttttgttttacttttacaGTTTGTGGACTTGTCAGATGTTGGATTTTCTGCTAGTTAATGATCTTAAACAGGTTTTGAAATAGAATTTGCAGTTTATAGACAAACTTATCACATAGCAGATATTAATGCAAGATACTTGCAAACTATAAAATCTCAATATTAGTTGTAGTAATTGGTGTCGAGATCCGTAATCAACATTTGTAGATATTGAACTAAACTGAGTCAAATTGAGTTTAGCCTGGTTCGTAGCTTATTCCAAGAAAAATGATCTTGAGGTGCGAGTTCTAGCTAGAATCTTGAGGGAATAGTGTAGTTCGGGCCATTACCCATTAGAAATGGACCTTTCGTGTTATGTGGAGCCCATTGCTATAAACCcttattactttattttattttattttatctagaAAAGGTTATTCGGCTTAAGACATACCACCATGCATGTGCATGTTTTTCTTTGACGTGCTGGATTCAGCGATTGTAATCACAATGAATCAACTACTCTTTAAAAATCATGCATCATAATCGTTTCCTTCAACGATTTTAGATTAGCTCCACGTTTATTGGCTTTTGAATAATTGAGCATAACTGGTCAAGTAACTGGTCCCCTTTCGGAAGCATAACGAAATACCTTCGAGGAGAGAGCTCCCGCAATACTGGAATCCCGACAGCGGCGACCTTGGCGGAACTTTGGGATCAGGGCACTTGGCAACTCCTCCCGGCGAGATCAGAAGGTCAAGTTAACATACAGACTCATCTCACTACACTTGCGCTCACTCATGAGGCTGATGCCTTTCAATGGATGCCTCACGGAAAACACTCAACTATCTACTCAACAAGGGAAATCTACAACCTGTTGCGCGTCCACCACCAGCGAGTCCCTTGGCACAAGGAAGTATGGTTCTCCAAAGGAATTCCACGCCACAAGTTCCTATCTTGGCTCTTCGTTCTGGACAGATGCCCCACTAAAGATAGAATGATGGAGTGGGGTTTTGCTACTGACCCTATGTGCATCCTCTGTAACTCGGGCCTTGAATCTAGAGATCATCTGTACTTCTCTTGCTCCTACACTTGGGACATTTGGTACTCAGTGGCTGGTAGATCGGGCTTCTCCTCTCCAAGAGTGTGGAATGAAATCCTCCGAcatttacaaaaactaaataCTCCGACACACACCAGACTACTAGTTCTCTTGGCTTGGCAAGCTTCGATCTATTGTATATGGGCGGAACGCAATGCACGGCTCCACCGAAGTAGATTCAGACCTCCTTCCGCCATCGTCAAGGAAATACACACTATCGTCAAGCTAAGGATTGCATCTATTCGTATAGATGATCCTCACCTAGCGTCTGTCCTCTTCCAAGCTTGGGTCTCCTAATTTCCGATTGCTGTCAAGACGGAATGCAACTATCTCATCTTCAAATCCTCTCTCATCTTCTCTCCCTCCTAACTATTCACTTGGGCAATAGTTAGCGAGGTAATATTTTAAGCTGCTGGCAGTTTCGGGTCCGGTTCTTTATTAGGCATTTGCCACTAAGCTACGCTTTGTAAAACATTTCTTTCTCATGcaatttaatagaaaaaattttagcaaaaaagcctatatcaaattaattataaatacagCGTTGTTTCATTTGTTTAGATCGATTATATAATCCATATAAAGAATTGCTCTAGCATATGTAAATGaatataaaacttcataaatacGAACTCATAGCTCGTTTTATTAAGACTTTTATTAAAGCAAACGTACAAAGTCCGACGGgaatagaaaattttttttaaaaaaacgaaaaCATTAATAGAGATCTTCGAAATATCTGGAGTACGAAGGTTTGAATCAGTTTGTCCTCCCGCAGTTCCTCCGGATCTCACCAGCAGTGCCAGTCAAGGGGCTAATGTGACTCATCTTGACCATCGCCGCCGCGAAATCGTTGCGAAAAACCCTCGCATTTTGGCTGTACTCACGGACGATGGAGACGGTGGATCCACCGTTGAAAAGCTCTTGGTCGGAATGGAGAAGATCTCTCTGACTCATGAGGTTCCTGAAGTAACTGTTGTCGAAACCAAACGGTGTAAGCAGGTGATCAAACCACCGTTGAGCACTCCCTATCAGATAATCATCAATGGGAGAATTATAGTACAACACCACTTGTTCAAGATTCGGCATTGTTTCCACCAAGTAGGTGATCAGATCCGTCTGCTTTTTCAACTCATCCATGCACCAACagattcccccccccccccccccccccacttcAGTATCTTCAGCTTCTTCACTGGACTTGATGATAGCCAAATTGGAGTGCCTTCCCAAGGTTTGCACACACATCAAACAAAACATTACTTATAGGCAAAGTCTTAAGCTTTGGGAGAGAAACTTCACCACCACCGACAACATCGATGGTGAACTCCTCATGTCTACTCCCTACTGGCTACTAGTATCAGCCTAACCAAACTCTTGCTCACCAAAACCTGTGGAGGAAGCTGATACCCGTGTATGTTGAATTCACAAGAGGTGTATAAATCAAGATCAACTACACCACGCTCCGACACCTTGAGTATCCAAACCATTGATAAGATACTCTAAATAGCCAA
The window above is part of the Brassica napus cultivar Da-Ae chromosome C3, Da-Ae, whole genome shotgun sequence genome. Proteins encoded here:
- the LOC106382981 gene encoding uncharacterized aarF domain-containing protein kinase At5g05200, chloroplastic, yielding MQLGLLSPLYLRKLFERMGATYIKLGQFIASAPTLFPPEYVEEFQNCFDKAPPVPFEDTRKILQEELGRPIESVYEYVDPTPLASASIAQVHGARLRGSQEDVVIKVLKPGIEDFLVADLNFIYVVARIFEFLSPEFSRTSLVGIVKDIRESMLEEVDFNKEAQNIESFKRYLESMGLSGQATAPRVYKHCSSRRVLTMERLYGVPLTDLDSIRSLVSSPENSLITALNVWFGSLLSCESFHADVHAGNLWLLRDGRIGFLDFGIVGRISPKTWDAMEVFLASIATEEYESMASALIQMGATNRDVDAKAFARDLEKMFSSIQELDTEIVVATARGPNSDRTAVAANVVVDERQMNALFLDLVRVSESYGLKFPREFALLMKQLLYFDRYTRLLAPNLNMLQDQRISVVSNRRMNRYKDSFN
- the LOC106382979 gene encoding ribosomal RNA-processing protein 14-like; this encodes MTKSRGTDMAKKKEKVDSESDINCVAHQHAVFFDKLIELIPARFYLPDETEKKWFPGLSKAQKARAKRKTTENLKKARRDRLDPEKSALTTLDLLKQKIEKEKKLSHVVADDDDDDSEEEEADNNKKARTDSVTYEELRQRLHRKIDELKGGRGGSDRPRSHEKRKKIVPNKRKRESSSVEESKAADKGKGKLDVEEAAKDLTFGYVKIDDDEEHGKDKKKRRLSKSRELERALKLEAAKKDPEKGEVIAKKHSWQAATSRAAGIKVHDDPKLLKQSIHKEKKRHEKNAEKWKERVEGQQKVRVEKQQKRSGNIADRIEQNKQRKIAKREKKLLRPGFEGRKEGFVNEGGK
- the LOC106383167 gene encoding uncharacterized protein LOC106383167, which gives rise to MPHGKHSTIYSTREIYNLLRVHHQRVPWHKEVWFSKGIPRHKFLSWLFVLDRCPTKDRMMEWGFATDPMCILCNSGLESRDHLYFSCSYTWDIWYSVAGRSGFSSPRVWNEILRHLQKLNTPTHTRLLVLLAWQASIYCIWAERNARLHRSRFRPPSAIVKEIHTIVKLRIASIRIDDPHLASVLFQAWVS